Proteins from one Cryptomeria japonica chromosome 4, Sugi_1.0, whole genome shotgun sequence genomic window:
- the LOC131031992 gene encoding MND1-interacting protein 1, producing MGCTTREKSVKNRRRLRSNNPTSSVRSEEHVHDDKRTNNTIAKISSNNMSTSREEKPKEKNAVYEETEESDWGYCTEEQLKDLLLKSLEFVYNKAVCKIASGGYGGDEALKAVLRSGHYHGSGDLFSDIVKNAMMCLKDTTYNWSNGANIVFRDLKQLQEYALTRLVCFVRQFRPELSKGDAMWSLLMSDLHVGRAIALEIPSIPTADERLLIKSDKNYPSPSIISMPSPIRPSCLSSNLIPIGVDSEPCGMCSGKKRIAGLNAEQADKVIVDASSLLDGGFTFDAETSQLPLTGTIHSTPNACWQSSMKLSLLRKNAAWLLHEYKSKSDICSQSDGGKNEDLVFSCETQKVQTQSQSFSEKNQFLTPNLHMSSETTAVSTRNPAAATGSSLEIASTMDAGEDQFKGKPRNCPDILEAILGSLKQTGVGEKSDCLDQQNEIMLKLMHQIRDLEMQLKEQTEWAQQRAMQAARKLGKDFTELKQLRMERDDTLHLEKDKRSLEDTRVKRVAEMENALRKASSQIDQSNAAVRRLETENAEMRAEMEASKLNSAESVATYQGIEKREKKSLRKTQTWEKQKSKLQGEIDETKQNIYQVQKQLSLIKDLQQETEAKLKQDENAKEFAIAQAEEARRARDAAEAAAKRREESLHRKTEMNFQRHKDDIERLEQELVRLKAKAVSFQPNTMPSSQNEAEEVNAKIWKEKNLHLLNKFQELQESSQRERYNDRQCVMCRNEVVSIVFLPCAHQVVCVECNNLHEKKGLENCPFCRSLIQQRIHVYGASM from the exons ATGGGTTGCACAACAAGAGAGAAATCTGTGAAGAACAGAAGGCGGCTTCGTTCAAATAACCCTACCTCGTCTGTTAGAAGTGAAGAACACGTACATGATGATAAAAGGACGAATAACACAATTGCAAAGATTTCATCCAACAACATGAGTACATCTCGGGAAGAAAAACCCAAAGAAAAGAATGCAGTTTACGAGGAAACTGAAGAATCTGATTGGGGGTATTGCACAGAAGAACAATTGAAGGATCTTTTACTAAAGAGTCTTGAGTTTGTCTACAATAAAGCGGTGTGTAAAATTGCATCTGGGGGCTACGGTGGAGATGAAGCACTCAAAGCAGTGCTACGAAGCGGTCACTATCATGGCAGTGGCGACTTATTTTCCGACATTGTGAAAAATgcaatgatgtgtttgaaagatacCACCTATAACTGGTCTAATGGAGCTAATATTGTTTTTAGAGATCTTAAACAGCTTCAGGAGTATGCCTTGACTAGGCTTGTGTGCTTTGTTCGGCAGTTTCGACCAGAGCTTAGCAAGGGAGATGCCATGTGGAGTCTCCTCATGAGTGATCTTCATGTGGGGCGAGCAATTGCATTAGAGATCCCTTCCATTCCAACTGCTGATGAGAGATTGCTCATTAAATCGGATAAAAATTATCCATCTCCTTCAATAATTTCTATGCCCTCTCCAATCAGACCATCTTGTTTGTCTTCCAATCTTATACCTATCGGCGTAGATTCAGAGCCATGTGGGATGTGTTCTGGAAAAAAGCGCATAGCTGGCTTGAATGCAGAACAAGCTGATAAAGTCATTGTAGATGCTTCGTCTTTACTGGATGGTGGCTTCACATTTGATGCTGAAACATCACAATTGCCTTTGACGGGCACCATCCACTCAACCCCAAATGCTTGCTGGCAATCTTCTATGAAATTGTCTCTATTGAGGAAAAATGCAGCTTGGCTTCTGCATGAATATAAATCCAAATCAGATATATGTTCGCAATCTGATGGTGGAAAGAATGAAGATTTGGTTTTCTCATGTGAGACACAAAAAGTTCAAACTCAATCTCAGAGTTTTTCTGAAAAGAATCAGTTCTTAACGCCAAACTTGCATATGTCATCTGAAACTACAGCTGTTTCAACCAGGAATCCTGCTGCAGCTACAGGATCATCTTTGGAGATAGCTTCTACAATGGATGCAGGCGAAGATCAGTTTAAAGGAAAGCCTAGAAATTGCCCTGATATTTTAGAAGCTATTTTGGGAAGTTTGAAGCAGACAGGTGTTGGTGAGAAGTCAGATTGCCTTGATCAACAGAATGAGATAATGTTGAAGCTTATGCACCAAATAAGAGATTTAGAAATGCAATTAAAGGAACAGACTGAATGGGCTCAACAGAGAGCAATGCAAGCAGCCAGAAAATTGGGTAAAGATTTTACAGAGTTGAAACAATTGAGAATGGAGAGAGATGACACATTGCACCTGGAAAAGGATAAACGGTCACTTGAGGACACCAGAGTGAAGAGAGTTGCTGAAATGGAGAATGCGTTACGTAAAGCAAGTAGCCAAATTGATCAAAGCAATGCAGCTGTAAGGAGGCTTGAAACTGAGAATgcagagatgagagcagagatgGAAGCATCCAAATTGAATTCAGCTGAGTCTGTTGCAACTTATCAAGGGATTGAAAAGAGGGAGAAAAAGAGTCTAAGAAAGACTCAGACTTGGGAGAAACAGAAGTCAAAACTCCAGGGTGAAATCGATGAGACGAAACAGAATATATATCAAGTACAGAAACAATTGTCTCTCATTAAAGATTTACAGCAAGAAACAGAG GCAAAATTGAAGCAGGATGAGAATGCCAAAGAATTTGCAATTGCACAAGCTGAGGAAGCAAGAAGAGCGAGAGATGCAGCTGAAGCTGCTGCCAAAAGAAGGGAAGAGTCATTACATAGAAAGACAGAGATGAACTTTCAACGTCACAAGGATGACATTGAGAGACTAGAACAGGAGCTAGTTCGTCTGAAAGCCAAAGCAGTATCTTTTCAGCCAAACACCATGCCGAGTTCTCAAAATGAAGCAGAGGAGGTGAATGCAAAGATCTGGAAGGAAAAGAATTTACATTTGCTTAATAAATTCCAAGAACTTCAGGAATCATCTCAGAGAGAACGATATAACGATCGACAATGTGTAATGTGTAGGAATGAAGTTGTCTCAATTGTATTTTTACCATGTGCGCATCAGGTCGTTTGCGTTGAGTGTAATAACTTGCATGAGAAAAAGGGTTTAGAAAACTGTCCATTTTGTAGAAGTCTTATACAACAAAGAATACATGTTTATGGTGCAAGCATGTAG